A genomic stretch from Falco naumanni isolate bFalNau1 chromosome 4, bFalNau1.pat, whole genome shotgun sequence includes:
- the ARHGAP21 gene encoding rho GTPase-activating protein 21 isoform X1: MATRWAAGPPGGDGDNEPPPGGGSGAGGQASKNKDGKEQSEAVSPSEEEETFSWPGPKTVVLRRTSQGFGFTLRHFIVYPPESAVQFSFKDEENGNRQGKQRNRLEPMDTIFVKQVKEGGPAFEAGLCTGDRIIKVNGESVIGKTYSQVIALIQNSDSILELSVMPKDEDILQLAYSQDAYLKGNEAYSGNAHNIPEPPPICYPRLTSTASVTAQASDKLSSDFSLGKQQVSRPVRALTQPERAYRMEIQVPPSPTDIAKSNTAVCVCNETVRTVIVPSEKAVDLPSCRNNHVGPSHRTEEVRYGLKDQTSLKARTTSPPSSVSTAIVLPQTPITRPVDPSGTLSKASNYVVCPEGIPSTRPPAQATDSPTVSTNHYSSPASHQHIDWKTYKTYKEYIDNRRMHMYGSRTIQERLDSLRAASQNTTDYNQVVPNRTASQVRRRSTSHDRVPQSVQIRQRSVSQERLEDPVLMKEWPRSASQDTLTSPSVNARNHRARSWDYLSKQGEVLENFHSENLIADTNGDRRKTYKWTGFTEQDDRRGIYERSRQHAFHMSLRGQNFSMTQSAYISDNRRTGSRASLPGSHFQKVPPDIKMLQPSRDLQTPGGVPKPTTVSQERLSLTPARSSKSSCLKNSVPYAAKPSFPLNQGLDAIASKDQRTVNHLHQSGLLNQQSRIRAEGAPDHKTETSKTIQPSSLSPASAKLVQPTSDSSTTSDNVDGSIRQKIHDFEREDGREPEILQTDIQENDKDTVVMRDKSPSGHQTPQPLRHQSYILAVNDQEAASDTTCWLPNDARREVHIKRIEERKASGSSPPGDSLASIPFIDEPTSPSIDHDIAHIPASAVISASASQAPAVTTVPPSPTSPVPLIRRQLSHDHESIRPSVLDSQPAAKTERSKSYDEGLDDYREEGKSSIKHVSSLKGIKVPDSQKSSEDSGSRKDSSSEVFGDASKEGWLHFRQLVTDKGKRVGGSIRPWKQLYVVLRGHSLYLYKDKKEQVTLSEEEQPISINACLIDISYCETKRKNVFRLTTSDCEYLFQAEDRDNMLAWIKAIQDNSNLNDEDTGVTSRDLISRRIKEYSTMMSSSSSKTEPSPKTPRQSLSIRQTLLGTKAEQRTQSPHSPKDESERKLLSKDETSPPKDKGTWRKGIPSIMRKTFEKKPSAVGTFGVRLDDCPPAHTNKYIPLIVDICCKLVEERGLEYTGIYRVPGNNAAISSMQEELNKGMTDIDVHDDKWRDLNVISSLLKSFFRKLPEPLFTNDKYADFIDANRKEDPVERLKTLKRLIHDLPEHHYETLKFLSAHLKTVAENSEKNKMEPRNLAIVFGPTLVRTSDDNMTHMVTHMPDQYKIVETLIQKHDWFFTEDDAEEPLTTVQEENTVESQPVPNIDHLLTNIGRTGVSPGDVSDSATSDSAKSKGSWGSGKDQYSKELLVSSIFAAASRKRKKTKEKPQPSSSEDELDNVFFKKELAEQSRGDTTKEDMAKGEYERERDIGRKQRMFVLKEKENSSKKDVSVIKDEKKSLKKESILSEEPSLPYHEKCTKSPNLSCLQAMQKNNPKMPVSQSSSQVEETVSDSSTMLSTSSQASQHRHSCKKVASPEIKHNEFLAADVSSITSDYSTTSSTIYLTGLDASMLSPEVQSVTESKGEDADDERSELISEGRPMETDSESDFPVFATSAAAERLSKGKVSEVVKTSRRNSEESEVSCTEGSSTPKLESRRLFSSHKLIECDTLSRRKSARHKTDSEGSGDAKSEKDLPTVTKMFDIMKKGRSTSSLATSAKSEADKQEPTWRLKITDRLKLRLKSSADDMFGVGNQKANSAETAKRKNIRRRHTLGGQRDFAEISVLNAWKAQEPSQSRERESELSAVNRLKPKCPAQDLSISDWLARERLRTSTTDLNTGETGKPRLENTSIADVSKVDLPLSAEMQADEGSSSSSLTLINRTPPSGPFQPPDQVNGENYQNMNKNNFSPAVDAHPHKLSGTQVVRSRFYQYL, encoded by the exons GCCTATTCCCAAGACGCCTACCTGAAAGGCAATGAAGCCTACAGTGGTAATGCCCACAACATACCCGAACCACCGCCAATATGTTATCCACGCCTgacatccacagcttctgtTACGGCACAAGCTAGTGACAAGCTATCTTCTGATTTCTCGCTGGGGAAGCAGCAAGTCAGTAGACCAGTACGGGCACTGACACAGCCAGAGAGGGCCTACAGAATGGAAATACAAGTGCCTCCATCACCAACAGACATTGCAAAATCAAATAcagctgtgtgtgtttgcaaTGAAACTGTAAGGACTGTTATTGTGCCTTCTGAGAAGGCTGTAGATTTGCCATCTTGTAGAAATAATCATGTTGGTCCATCACACAGGACAGAGGAAGTAAGATATGGCTTAAAAGATCAAACCAGTCTAAAAGCACGGACCACGTCACCACCATCTTCAGTGTCCACTGCCATTGTACTTCCCCAGACTCCAATTACGAGGCCAGTTGATCCAAGTGGAACACTAAGTAAAGCTTCAAATTATGTAGTATGTCCAGAAGGAATCCCAAGCACTAGACCTCCTGCTCAAGCCACAGACTCGCCCACTGTCTCTACTAACCATTACAGTTCTCCAGCCTCCCACCAGCATATAGACTGGAAGACCTATAAAACCTACAAAGAGTACATTGATAATAGGCGCATGCACATGTATGGCTCCCGAACAATACAGGAAAGGTTAGATAGTTTAAGAGCAGCTTCTCAAAATACAACTGATTATAATCAAGTGGTGCCAAATCGCACTGCTTCACAGGTACGGCGCAGGAGCACCTCTCACGACAGGGTTCCACAGTCTGTTCAGATCCGGCAGAGAAGTGTATCCCAGGAGAGACTTGAAGATCCTGTACTGATGAAAGAGTGGCCACGAAGTGCTTCACAAGATACTCTGACTTCACCCTCAGTTAATGCGAGGAATCATAGGGCTCGGTCATGGGATTATCTCAGCAAACAGGGTGAAGTGCTAGAAAATTTTCATTCTGAGAATCTGATTGCAGATACGAATGGAGATAGGAGAAAGACTTACAAATGGACAGGGTTTACCGAACAAGATGATCGGCGAGGTATTTATGAGAGATCTAGACAGCATGCATTTCATATGTCCCTTCGAGGTCAAAATTTTTCTATGACTCAGAGTGCTTATATTTCAGACAACAGGAGAACTGGTAGCAGAGCTTCTCTGCCTGgttctcattttcagaaagttccaccagatataaaaatgttacagcCTTCTCGAGATTTGCAAACTCCTGGGGGGGTTCCAAAACCTACAACTGTTTCACAAGAGAGATTGTCTCTCACACCAGCTAGAAGTTCTAAAAGTAGCTGTTTGAAGAACTCTGTTCCCTATGCAGCAAAACCATCGTTTCCCCTTAATCAGGGCCTGGATGCTATTGCCAGCAAAGACCAAAGAACAGTAAATCACTTGCATCAGAGTGGTCTGTTAAACCAACAGTCAAGGATCCGAGCAGAAGGTGCCCCAGATCACAAAACAGAGACTAGCAAAACCATCCAACCCTCCTCTCTGTCTCCAGCTTCCGCCAAACTTGTTCAGCCAACAAGTGACAGTTCAACTACCTCTGACAATGTAGATGGTTCCATCAGACAAAAGATTCATGATTTCGAAAGGGAAGATGGCCGTGAGCCTGAAATTCTGCAAACAGATATTCAGGAAAATGACAAAGACACAGTGGTCATGCGGGACAAATCACCTTCTGGCCACCAAACTCCACAGCCTTTGCGGCATCAGTCCTACATCCTTGCTGTAAATGACCAAGAGGCAGCCTCGGACACTACCTGTTGGTTGCCTAATGATGCTCGGAGAGAAGTGCACATAAAAAGaatagaagaaaggaaagcatcaGGTTCCAGCCCACCTGGTGACTCCTTGGCTTCTATTCCATTTATTG ATGAACCGACTAGTCCTAGTATTGACCATGATATTGCACAcattcctgcttctgctgttaTTTCTGCATCTGCTTCTCAAGCACCAGCTGTAACAACTGTTCCTCCCAGTCCCACATCTCCAGTCCCTCTAATTCGGCGACAGCTTTCACATGATCATG AATCCATCCGGCCTAGTGTCCTGGATagccagcctgctgcaaaaACTGAGAGATCAAAGTCATATGATGAAGGACTGGATGACTacagagaagagggaaaatc ATCCATTAAGCATGTGTCTAGTTTGAAGGGGATTAAG GTCCCAGATAGCCAGAAATCTTCAGAAGACTCTGGTTCCCGGAAAGATTCTTCTTCAGAGGTCTTTGGTGATGCCTCTAAGGAAGGATGGCTCCATTTTCGTCAGCTTGTTACAGACAAAGGAAAG CGAGTTGGTGGGAGCATTCGACCGTGGAAGCAGTTATATGTTGTTCTTCGAGGTCATTCACTTTATTTGTACAAGGATAAAAAGGAACAAGTGACCCTGTCTGAAGAAGAACAACCTATAAGCATCAATGCTTGTTTGATAGACATCTCATACTGTGAAACGAAGAGGAAAAACGTATTTAGACTCACCACGTCAGACTGCGAGTATCTGTTTCAAGCTGAGGACAGAGATAATATGTTAGCATGGATTAAAGCAATACAAGACAACAGCAACTTAAATGATGAG GATACTGGTGTCACAAGCAGAGATCTAATTAGTCGAAGGATTAAAGAATACAGTACAATGATGAG TTCTTcaagcagcaaaactgagcCATCTCCCAAAACACCTCGCCAGAGTCTAAGTATCAGACAGACCCTGCTTGGAActaaagcagagcagaggaccCAGAGTCCACATTCTCCTAAGGATGAGTCTGAAAGGAAGCTTCTCAGTAAAG ATGAGACAAGCCCACCAAAAGACAAGGGAACATGGAGAAAAGGCATTCCAAGCATTATGAGGAAGACATTTGAAAAGAAGCCATCTGCTGTAGGAACATTTGGTGTTAGACTAGATGACTGCCCCCCAGCTCATACCAACAAA tatattCCATTGATTGTTGATATATGCTGCAAACTGGTTGAAGAAAGAGGTCTTGAGTACACAGGTATTTACAGAGTTCCTGGAAATAATGCTGCCATCTCAAGTATGCAAGAAGAGCTCAACAAAGGAATGACTGACATTGATGTTCATGATGAT AAATGGCGAGACTTGAATGTGATAAGCAGTTTGCTGAAATCCTTCTTCAGAAAGCTCCCAGAACCCCTTTTTACCAATG ACAAATATGCAGATTTTATAGATGCCAATAGAAAAGAAGATCCTGTTGAGCGTCTGAAAACTCTGAAGAGACTG ATTCATGATTTACCTGAACATCATTATGAGACTCTCAAGTTTCTTTCTGCACACCTGAAGACAGTAGCAGAGAACTCAGAAAAGAACAAG ATGGAACCAAGAAACCTGGCAATAGTATTTGGTCCGACACTTGTGAGGACATCTGATGATAACATGACACACATGGTTACGCACATGCCAGACCAATATAAAATTGTAGAAACACTCATCCAAAAA cATGACTGGTTTTTCACAGAAGATGATGCTGAAGAACCTCTT ACAACAGTTCAGGAGGAAAACACTGTAGAATCTCAGCCAGTGCCAAACATAGATCATTTACTCACCAACATTGGAAGAACGGGAGTATCTCCTGGAGACGTATCAG ATTCCGCTACTAGTGACTCAGCAAAATCTAAG GGTTCTTGGGGTTCTGGAAAGGATCAGTATAGCAAGGAACTGCTTGTGTCCTCCATTTTTGCAGCAGCTAGTCGCAAGcggaaaaagacaaaagagaaacCACAACCAAGCAGCTCAGAGGATGAGTTGGATAATGTGTTTTTCAAGAAGGAGCTTGCAGAACAATCTCGTGGTGACACAACAAAAGAGGACATGGCTAAAGGGGAAtatgaaagagagagagacatagggagaaaacagaggatgtttgtcttgaaggaaaaagagaacagcAGTAAAAAAGATGTGAGTGTTATAAAGGATGAAAAGAAGTCATTAAAGAAGGAAAGTATCCTGTCAGAGGAACCTTCATTGCCTTACCatgaaaaatgtacaaaatcaCCAAATCTCAGCTGTCTGCAAGCCATGCAGAAGAATAACCCAAAAATGCCTGTTTCACAATCCTCTTCCCAGGTTGAGGAGACAGTGTCTGACTCCAGCACTATGCTAAGCACTTCCTCCCAGGCTTCCCAGCACAGACACTCATGCAAAAAAGTAGCCAGCCCTGAAATTAAACACAATGAGTTTTTAGCAGCTGATGTCAGTTCCATCACCTCAGATTATTCAACTACTTCATCTACTATATATCTGACTGGTTTAGATGCCAGTATGCTGAGCCCTGAGGTGCAGTCGGTGACAGAAAGCAAGGGAGAAGATGCTGATGATGAAAGAAGCGAATTGATCAGCGAAGGGCGTCCTATGGAGACAGACAGTGAGAGTGACTTCCCTGTCTTTGCcacaagtgctgctgctgaaaggctgTCCAAGGGGAAGGTTTCAGAAGTGGTAAAGACCAGTCGGAGGAACTCTGAAGAAAGCGAAGTAAGTTGTACTGAGGGAAGTTCAACACCAAAGTTAGAGTCTCGCAGACTTTTCAGCTCACACAAACTTATTGAATGTGATACACTGTCTAGGAGAAAGTCTGCACGGCACAAAACGGACAGTGAGGGTTCAGGAGATGCAAAGAGTGAGAAGGACTTACCTACTGTGACCAAAATGTTTGACataatgaaaaaaggaagatcgACAAGCAGTTTAGCCACATCGGCCAAAAGTGAGGCTGACAAGCAAGAACCTACCTGGAGGCTTAAAATTACAGATAGGTTAAAGCTGCGACTCAAATCATCTGCAGATGACATGTTTGGAGTTGGAAATCAGAAAGCAAACTCTGCAGagacagcaaagagaaaaaatatcaggCGAAGGCATACGCTTGGAGGACAGAGGGATTTTGCTGAAATAAGTGTCCTGAATGCTTGGAAGGCTCAAGAGCCAAGTCAAAGTAGAGAGAGAGAATCTGAGCTTTCAGCTGTGAATCGGTTGAAGCCAAAATGTCCAGCGCAGGACCTCTCGATCTCAGACTGGCTTGCACGGGAACGTTTACGCACTAGCACAACTGACCTTAATACGGGTGAAACTGGAAAGCCCAGACTTGAGAACACTAGCATAGCAGATGTATCAAAGGTAGATCTGCCTTTATCTGCAGAGATGCAAGCAGATGAAGGCAGTTCTTCCAGCAGCTTGACTTTAATTAACAGAACACCACCTTCGGGACCATTTCAGCCACCAGACCAGGTAAATGGTGAAAATTATCAGAATATGAACAAAAACAACTTTAGCCCAGCAGTTGATGCCCATCCTCATAAACTGTCTGGGACCCAGGTGGTTAGATCTCGATTCTACCAGTATCTTTGA
- the ARHGAP21 gene encoding rho GTPase-activating protein 21 isoform X2: MAQFRILDCMINHKWSFICNLYCAWSGQASKNKDGKEQSEAVSPSEEEETFSWPGPKTVVLRRTSQGFGFTLRHFIVYPPESAVQFSFKDEENGNRQGKQRNRLEPMDTIFVKQVKEGGPAFEAGLCTGDRIIKVNGESVIGKTYSQVIALIQNSDSILELSVMPKDEDILQLAYSQDAYLKGNEAYSGNAHNIPEPPPICYPRLTSTASVTAQASDKLSSDFSLGKQQVSRPVRALTQPERAYRMEIQVPPSPTDIAKSNTAVCVCNETVRTVIVPSEKAVDLPSCRNNHVGPSHRTEEVRYGLKDQTSLKARTTSPPSSVSTAIVLPQTPITRPVDPSGTLSKASNYVVCPEGIPSTRPPAQATDSPTVSTNHYSSPASHQHIDWKTYKTYKEYIDNRRMHMYGSRTIQERLDSLRAASQNTTDYNQVVPNRTASQVRRRSTSHDRVPQSVQIRQRSVSQERLEDPVLMKEWPRSASQDTLTSPSVNARNHRARSWDYLSKQGEVLENFHSENLIADTNGDRRKTYKWTGFTEQDDRRGIYERSRQHAFHMSLRGQNFSMTQSAYISDNRRTGSRASLPGSHFQKVPPDIKMLQPSRDLQTPGGVPKPTTVSQERLSLTPARSSKSSCLKNSVPYAAKPSFPLNQGLDAIASKDQRTVNHLHQSGLLNQQSRIRAEGAPDHKTETSKTIQPSSLSPASAKLVQPTSDSSTTSDNVDGSIRQKIHDFEREDGREPEILQTDIQENDKDTVVMRDKSPSGHQTPQPLRHQSYILAVNDQEAASDTTCWLPNDARREVHIKRIEERKASGSSPPGDSLASIPFIDEPTSPSIDHDIAHIPASAVISASASQAPAVTTVPPSPTSPVPLIRRQLSHDHESIRPSVLDSQPAAKTERSKSYDEGLDDYREEGKSSIKHVSSLKGIKVPDSQKSSEDSGSRKDSSSEVFGDASKEGWLHFRQLVTDKGKRVGGSIRPWKQLYVVLRGHSLYLYKDKKEQVTLSEEEQPISINACLIDISYCETKRKNVFRLTTSDCEYLFQAEDRDNMLAWIKAIQDNSNLNDEDTGVTSRDLISRRIKEYSTMMSSSSSKTEPSPKTPRQSLSIRQTLLGTKAEQRTQSPHSPKDESERKLLSKDETSPPKDKGTWRKGIPSIMRKTFEKKPSAVGTFGVRLDDCPPAHTNKYIPLIVDICCKLVEERGLEYTGIYRVPGNNAAISSMQEELNKGMTDIDVHDDKWRDLNVISSLLKSFFRKLPEPLFTNDKYADFIDANRKEDPVERLKTLKRLIHDLPEHHYETLKFLSAHLKTVAENSEKNKMEPRNLAIVFGPTLVRTSDDNMTHMVTHMPDQYKIVETLIQKHDWFFTEDDAEEPLTTVQEENTVESQPVPNIDHLLTNIGRTGVSPGDVSDSATSDSAKSKGSWGSGKDQYSKELLVSSIFAAASRKRKKTKEKPQPSSSEDELDNVFFKKELAEQSRGDTTKEDMAKGEYERERDIGRKQRMFVLKEKENSSKKDVSVIKDEKKSLKKESILSEEPSLPYHEKCTKSPNLSCLQAMQKNNPKMPVSQSSSQVEETVSDSSTMLSTSSQASQHRHSCKKVASPEIKHNEFLAADVSSITSDYSTTSSTIYLTGLDASMLSPEVQSVTESKGEDADDERSELISEGRPMETDSESDFPVFATSAAAERLSKGKVSEVVKTSRRNSEESEVSCTEGSSTPKLESRRLFSSHKLIECDTLSRRKSARHKTDSEGSGDAKSEKDLPTVTKMFDIMKKGRSTSSLATSAKSEADKQEPTWRLKITDRLKLRLKSSADDMFGVGNQKANSAETAKRKNIRRRHTLGGQRDFAEISVLNAWKAQEPSQSRERESELSAVNRLKPKCPAQDLSISDWLARERLRTSTTDLNTGETGKPRLENTSIADVSKVDLPLSAEMQADEGSSSSSLTLINRTPPSGPFQPPDQVNGENYQNMNKNNFSPAVDAHPHKLSGTQVVRSRFYQYL, encoded by the exons GCCTATTCCCAAGACGCCTACCTGAAAGGCAATGAAGCCTACAGTGGTAATGCCCACAACATACCCGAACCACCGCCAATATGTTATCCACGCCTgacatccacagcttctgtTACGGCACAAGCTAGTGACAAGCTATCTTCTGATTTCTCGCTGGGGAAGCAGCAAGTCAGTAGACCAGTACGGGCACTGACACAGCCAGAGAGGGCCTACAGAATGGAAATACAAGTGCCTCCATCACCAACAGACATTGCAAAATCAAATAcagctgtgtgtgtttgcaaTGAAACTGTAAGGACTGTTATTGTGCCTTCTGAGAAGGCTGTAGATTTGCCATCTTGTAGAAATAATCATGTTGGTCCATCACACAGGACAGAGGAAGTAAGATATGGCTTAAAAGATCAAACCAGTCTAAAAGCACGGACCACGTCACCACCATCTTCAGTGTCCACTGCCATTGTACTTCCCCAGACTCCAATTACGAGGCCAGTTGATCCAAGTGGAACACTAAGTAAAGCTTCAAATTATGTAGTATGTCCAGAAGGAATCCCAAGCACTAGACCTCCTGCTCAAGCCACAGACTCGCCCACTGTCTCTACTAACCATTACAGTTCTCCAGCCTCCCACCAGCATATAGACTGGAAGACCTATAAAACCTACAAAGAGTACATTGATAATAGGCGCATGCACATGTATGGCTCCCGAACAATACAGGAAAGGTTAGATAGTTTAAGAGCAGCTTCTCAAAATACAACTGATTATAATCAAGTGGTGCCAAATCGCACTGCTTCACAGGTACGGCGCAGGAGCACCTCTCACGACAGGGTTCCACAGTCTGTTCAGATCCGGCAGAGAAGTGTATCCCAGGAGAGACTTGAAGATCCTGTACTGATGAAAGAGTGGCCACGAAGTGCTTCACAAGATACTCTGACTTCACCCTCAGTTAATGCGAGGAATCATAGGGCTCGGTCATGGGATTATCTCAGCAAACAGGGTGAAGTGCTAGAAAATTTTCATTCTGAGAATCTGATTGCAGATACGAATGGAGATAGGAGAAAGACTTACAAATGGACAGGGTTTACCGAACAAGATGATCGGCGAGGTATTTATGAGAGATCTAGACAGCATGCATTTCATATGTCCCTTCGAGGTCAAAATTTTTCTATGACTCAGAGTGCTTATATTTCAGACAACAGGAGAACTGGTAGCAGAGCTTCTCTGCCTGgttctcattttcagaaagttccaccagatataaaaatgttacagcCTTCTCGAGATTTGCAAACTCCTGGGGGGGTTCCAAAACCTACAACTGTTTCACAAGAGAGATTGTCTCTCACACCAGCTAGAAGTTCTAAAAGTAGCTGTTTGAAGAACTCTGTTCCCTATGCAGCAAAACCATCGTTTCCCCTTAATCAGGGCCTGGATGCTATTGCCAGCAAAGACCAAAGAACAGTAAATCACTTGCATCAGAGTGGTCTGTTAAACCAACAGTCAAGGATCCGAGCAGAAGGTGCCCCAGATCACAAAACAGAGACTAGCAAAACCATCCAACCCTCCTCTCTGTCTCCAGCTTCCGCCAAACTTGTTCAGCCAACAAGTGACAGTTCAACTACCTCTGACAATGTAGATGGTTCCATCAGACAAAAGATTCATGATTTCGAAAGGGAAGATGGCCGTGAGCCTGAAATTCTGCAAACAGATATTCAGGAAAATGACAAAGACACAGTGGTCATGCGGGACAAATCACCTTCTGGCCACCAAACTCCACAGCCTTTGCGGCATCAGTCCTACATCCTTGCTGTAAATGACCAAGAGGCAGCCTCGGACACTACCTGTTGGTTGCCTAATGATGCTCGGAGAGAAGTGCACATAAAAAGaatagaagaaaggaaagcatcaGGTTCCAGCCCACCTGGTGACTCCTTGGCTTCTATTCCATTTATTG ATGAACCGACTAGTCCTAGTATTGACCATGATATTGCACAcattcctgcttctgctgttaTTTCTGCATCTGCTTCTCAAGCACCAGCTGTAACAACTGTTCCTCCCAGTCCCACATCTCCAGTCCCTCTAATTCGGCGACAGCTTTCACATGATCATG AATCCATCCGGCCTAGTGTCCTGGATagccagcctgctgcaaaaACTGAGAGATCAAAGTCATATGATGAAGGACTGGATGACTacagagaagagggaaaatc ATCCATTAAGCATGTGTCTAGTTTGAAGGGGATTAAG GTCCCAGATAGCCAGAAATCTTCAGAAGACTCTGGTTCCCGGAAAGATTCTTCTTCAGAGGTCTTTGGTGATGCCTCTAAGGAAGGATGGCTCCATTTTCGTCAGCTTGTTACAGACAAAGGAAAG CGAGTTGGTGGGAGCATTCGACCGTGGAAGCAGTTATATGTTGTTCTTCGAGGTCATTCACTTTATTTGTACAAGGATAAAAAGGAACAAGTGACCCTGTCTGAAGAAGAACAACCTATAAGCATCAATGCTTGTTTGATAGACATCTCATACTGTGAAACGAAGAGGAAAAACGTATTTAGACTCACCACGTCAGACTGCGAGTATCTGTTTCAAGCTGAGGACAGAGATAATATGTTAGCATGGATTAAAGCAATACAAGACAACAGCAACTTAAATGATGAG GATACTGGTGTCACAAGCAGAGATCTAATTAGTCGAAGGATTAAAGAATACAGTACAATGATGAG TTCTTcaagcagcaaaactgagcCATCTCCCAAAACACCTCGCCAGAGTCTAAGTATCAGACAGACCCTGCTTGGAActaaagcagagcagaggaccCAGAGTCCACATTCTCCTAAGGATGAGTCTGAAAGGAAGCTTCTCAGTAAAG ATGAGACAAGCCCACCAAAAGACAAGGGAACATGGAGAAAAGGCATTCCAAGCATTATGAGGAAGACATTTGAAAAGAAGCCATCTGCTGTAGGAACATTTGGTGTTAGACTAGATGACTGCCCCCCAGCTCATACCAACAAA tatattCCATTGATTGTTGATATATGCTGCAAACTGGTTGAAGAAAGAGGTCTTGAGTACACAGGTATTTACAGAGTTCCTGGAAATAATGCTGCCATCTCAAGTATGCAAGAAGAGCTCAACAAAGGAATGACTGACATTGATGTTCATGATGAT AAATGGCGAGACTTGAATGTGATAAGCAGTTTGCTGAAATCCTTCTTCAGAAAGCTCCCAGAACCCCTTTTTACCAATG ACAAATATGCAGATTTTATAGATGCCAATAGAAAAGAAGATCCTGTTGAGCGTCTGAAAACTCTGAAGAGACTG ATTCATGATTTACCTGAACATCATTATGAGACTCTCAAGTTTCTTTCTGCACACCTGAAGACAGTAGCAGAGAACTCAGAAAAGAACAAG ATGGAACCAAGAAACCTGGCAATAGTATTTGGTCCGACACTTGTGAGGACATCTGATGATAACATGACACACATGGTTACGCACATGCCAGACCAATATAAAATTGTAGAAACACTCATCCAAAAA cATGACTGGTTTTTCACAGAAGATGATGCTGAAGAACCTCTT ACAACAGTTCAGGAGGAAAACACTGTAGAATCTCAGCCAGTGCCAAACATAGATCATTTACTCACCAACATTGGAAGAACGGGAGTATCTCCTGGAGACGTATCAG ATTCCGCTACTAGTGACTCAGCAAAATCTAAG GGTTCTTGGGGTTCTGGAAAGGATCAGTATAGCAAGGAACTGCTTGTGTCCTCCATTTTTGCAGCAGCTAGTCGCAAGcggaaaaagacaaaagagaaacCACAACCAAGCAGCTCAGAGGATGAGTTGGATAATGTGTTTTTCAAGAAGGAGCTTGCAGAACAATCTCGTGGTGACACAACAAAAGAGGACATGGCTAAAGGGGAAtatgaaagagagagagacatagggagaaaacagaggatgtttgtcttgaaggaaaaagagaacagcAGTAAAAAAGATGTGAGTGTTATAAAGGATGAAAAGAAGTCATTAAAGAAGGAAAGTATCCTGTCAGAGGAACCTTCATTGCCTTACCatgaaaaatgtacaaaatcaCCAAATCTCAGCTGTCTGCAAGCCATGCAGAAGAATAACCCAAAAATGCCTGTTTCACAATCCTCTTCCCAGGTTGAGGAGACAGTGTCTGACTCCAGCACTATGCTAAGCACTTCCTCCCAGGCTTCCCAGCACAGACACTCATGCAAAAAAGTAGCCAGCCCTGAAATTAAACACAATGAGTTTTTAGCAGCTGATGTCAGTTCCATCACCTCAGATTATTCAACTACTTCATCTACTATATATCTGACTGGTTTAGATGCCAGTATGCTGAGCCCTGAGGTGCAGTCGGTGACAGAAAGCAAGGGAGAAGATGCTGATGATGAAAGAAGCGAATTGATCAGCGAAGGGCGTCCTATGGAGACAGACAGTGAGAGTGACTTCCCTGTCTTTGCcacaagtgctgctgctgaaaggctgTCCAAGGGGAAGGTTTCAGAAGTGGTAAAGACCAGTCGGAGGAACTCTGAAGAAAGCGAAGTAAGTTGTACTGAGGGAAGTTCAACACCAAAGTTAGAGTCTCGCAGACTTTTCAGCTCACACAAACTTATTGAATGTGATACACTGTCTAGGAGAAAGTCTGCACGGCACAAAACGGACAGTGAGGGTTCAGGAGATGCAAAGAGTGAGAAGGACTTACCTACTGTGACCAAAATGTTTGACataatgaaaaaaggaagatcgACAAGCAGTTTAGCCACATCGGCCAAAAGTGAGGCTGACAAGCAAGAACCTACCTGGAGGCTTAAAATTACAGATAGGTTAAAGCTGCGACTCAAATCATCTGCAGATGACATGTTTGGAGTTGGAAATCAGAAAGCAAACTCTGCAGagacagcaaagagaaaaaatatcaggCGAAGGCATACGCTTGGAGGACAGAGGGATTTTGCTGAAATAAGTGTCCTGAATGCTTGGAAGGCTCAAGAGCCAAGTCAAAGTAGAGAGAGAGAATCTGAGCTTTCAGCTGTGAATCGGTTGAAGCCAAAATGTCCAGCGCAGGACCTCTCGATCTCAGACTGGCTTGCACGGGAACGTTTACGCACTAGCACAACTGACCTTAATACGGGTGAAACTGGAAAGCCCAGACTTGAGAACACTAGCATAGCAGATGTATCAAAGGTAGATCTGCCTTTATCTGCAGAGATGCAAGCAGATGAAGGCAGTTCTTCCAGCAGCTTGACTTTAATTAACAGAACACCACCTTCGGGACCATTTCAGCCACCAGACCAGGTAAATGGTGAAAATTATCAGAATATGAACAAAAACAACTTTAGCCCAGCAGTTGATGCCCATCCTCATAAACTGTCTGGGACCCAGGTGGTTAGATCTCGATTCTACCAGTATCTTTGA